Below is a window of Streptomyces taklimakanensis DNA.
GCCAGTTTGTCGACGACCCGTCCCGCGGCGTCGGCCGAGATCGGCAGGCCCGCCAGTCGGCCGGAGCGGTGGCGCAGGTATCCGGCGAGTTCGCGCTCGGTCAGCGAGATCTTCCGTGCGGTGGCGTAGGCGATCACGGCGTAGGCGCGCAGCAGCCGGGGCCTGAGGCATTCGCTCGCCGCCACCGGCAGCCACACGAACCGCTCGTGCGCCTCCATCGGGCGTACCTGCCGTCGTGCCGTGGTGCCGCGGCCGCCGGGCAGGGAGCGGCGTCTGCTGTGCGGGAGTTCCACGACGCCGTCCGGAGCCTCGGTGCGCAGCTGGGTGATTCCGCGCTCGACGGTCGACTTCGAGAGGTTGAGGTACCGGGCGATCCCGGCGACCCCGGCTGTGCACGCCTCGGGACGCTGCCCGAGGGCCTTGATCTTGATGTAGACGTTCAGGGCCGCGTCCGCGTAGAAGGGGGACTCCACCAACCGCATGGGCACCTTGACGCGCTGCCGGCAGGTGCGGGGAAGGGGGGCGGCCGATGGCGCCGGTGGGTGTGGTGTCGTGTGCCGGGCGCGGCCGGCACAGGAGTGGCCGGGGGTGTTCTCCGGTCCGCGGGCGTGGCAAGGCTGGAAAAGCCGGAAATTATGCTCCACGATGTGGGGATCTCCGTGCGGGAGGCATGGCGAAGTCGTCGTACGGCTTCGTGATTCGGGCGAGACGCCTGTGTCGGCGTGTTCCGGGGTGGCACCCGGAGCGGGTTCTTCACTCGCCGGGGGGCAACCCGGCGGATGGCGGATACGGCCGCGAGCCCGGTGGTGGCACACCGGGCTCGGCCGACGACGGCGGTACCGGGCGCGAGGCGGCCGCCTGACGTGGTGTCCGTTCTCCTTTTCTCTTCCTTCTCCGTGGTGGCGGAGTCCTGCGGGTGTGGCGGGCCGGTCGGCGTGGGCCGACCGGCCTGTGCGGCGGACACCGCCGGGGGGCGGTCGGGTACCGGTCAGACGGTGGCCATCTCGGCGGTCGCGGTGAAGGCGAAGCTGCCCCGCTGGAGGGCGTTGACGCGCACGGACCTGCGGCCGCCGGGTGCCTTGGGTTCCGTCTCGGCCTCGATCCAGCACGGTTCGTCGAACTCCACGTAGCGCCTGAAGGAGACGTCCATCGCGGTCGGCACCATCGCTCCGGCGGAGGGTCCCAGGGCGTGGGCCGCTTGACGCACGGCCTCCAGCAGGAGCATGCCGGGTACGTGGTCGACGGGGTGGTCGAAGAGGACGGGGTGCGTGGTGTCGACGCGCAGTTGCCAGCGCCAGTCCTCGGCGGTGGGGGAGAGGACCACGTCCTGGGGCCTGGTGCGCCCTGCCACCTCCCCGGCGACGGGAGGTGCGGGTGCCGGGGCGTCGGCGAACATGCGGGCCGCGTCGCACCGGCCGGATCGGAGGCGTTCGTAGACGCGTGGGGAGTGCAGGCCGAAGGCGATGGTGGCCACCGCCAGCAGGGAGCCGTCGCGAGCGGCCTCGATGTGCATGGTCATCGAGGCGGGCAGGGACCGGTGGTAGCGGATGTCGGTGCACGCCACGTGCAGGTCGATCTCGGCGGGTGTGTTCTCC
It encodes the following:
- a CDS encoding ScbA/BarX family gamma-butyrolactone biosynthesis protein, with protein sequence MLTTEERSVSVRPALTTTVAREYVHRAAFSEVFLTGWDEVGQDTFTVTAQWPRSHSFYTSEHGVHDPLLLCETFRQSGLLLAHTAYETPFGYQLSWSRLQYAVNAQVLHVENTPAEIDLHVACTDIRYHRSLPASMTMHIEAARDGSLLAVATIAFGLHSPRVYERLRSGRCDAARMFADAPAPAPPVAGEVAGRTRPQDVVLSPTAEDWRWQLRVDTTHPVLFDHPVDHVPGMLLLEAVRQAAHALGPSAGAMVPTAMDVSFRRYVEFDEPCWIEAETEPKAPGGRRSVRVNALQRGSFAFTATAEMATV